One region of Gossypium raimondii isolate GPD5lz chromosome 6, ASM2569854v1, whole genome shotgun sequence genomic DNA includes:
- the LOC105773474 gene encoding WD-40 repeat-containing protein MSI4 isoform X1: MESSQPQQQQGPKKRGRKPKPKDEKEQQQQQQSAGKMKEGKKAQQPSVDEKYTQWKSLVPVLYDWLANHNLVWPSLSCRWGPQLEQATYKNRQRLYLSEQTDGSVPNTLVIANCEVVKPRVAAAEHISQFNEEARSPFVKKYKTLIHPGEVNRIRELPQNSKIVATHTDSPDVLIWDVEAQPNRHAVLGATHSRPDLILTGHQDNAEFALAMCPTEPYVISGGKDKSVVLWSIQDHISGGSIVKQNKPGEGNDKTAEGPSVGPRGIFCGHEDTVEDVAFCPSSAQEFCSVGDDSCLILWDARVGTGPTIKVEKAHDADLHCVDWNPHDDNLILTGSADNTVRMFDRRNLTSNGVGSPIYKFEGHRAAVLCVQWSPDESSVFGSSAEDGLLNIWDYDKVGKKVERPSKSPSTPAGLFFQHAGHRDKVVDFHWNASDPWTVVSVSDDCDSTGGGGTLQIWRMSDLIYRPEEEVLAELEKFKSHVISCASKP, translated from the exons ATGGAGTCTTCCCAACCCCAACAGCAACAAGGGCCCAAGAAGAGAGGCCGAAAACCGAAGCCGAAGGACGAGAAAGAACAGCAGCAACAGCAACAAAGTGCGGGTAAaatgaaagaaggaaagaaagccCAACAACCAAGCGTTGATGAGAAGTACACTCAATGGAAGTCTTTGGTCCCTGTTCTCTATGACTGGCTTGCTAATCACAATCTCGTTTGGCCTTCTCTCTCTTGCCG CTGGGGACCGCAGCTTGAGCAAGCTACCTACAAGAATCGACAGCGTCTCTACCTCTCAGAGCAG ACGGATGGTAGTGTTCCAAATACGCTTGTGATTGCAAATTGTGAAGTTGTCAAACCTAGGGTTGCTGCTGCTGAACACATATCTCAG tttaatGAAGAAGCACGCTCACCATTTGTGAAGAAGTACAAGACCCTTATACATCCTGGAGAG GTGAACAGAATTAGAGAACTTCCACAGAACTCTAAGATTGTTGCCACACACACTGATAGTCCAGAT GTTCTTATTTGGGATGTTGAAGCTCAACCCAACCGTCATGCTGTCCTTGGAGCTACACATTCTCGCCcagatttg ATTTTGACTGGACATCAAGATAATGCGGAATTTGCTCTCGCAATGTGTCCCACCGAACCCTATGTGATCTCTGGAG GGAAGGACAAATCAGTGGTATTGTGGAGTATCCAGGACCACATATCTGGTGGATCGATTGTCAAACAGAACAAGCCTGGGGAAGGTAATGATAAAACAGCTGAAGGACCTTCTGTAGGTCCTCGTGGTATCTTCTGTGGGCATGAGGATACCGTTGAAGACGTTGCATTCTGTCCATCCAG TGCACAGGAGTTTTGTAGTGTAGGCGATGATTCCTGCCTCATATTATGGGATGCACGAGTTGGCACTGGCCCCACTATCAAG GTTGAAAAGGCACATGATGCTGATCTTCATTGTGTTGATTGGAACCCCCATGATGATAATCTTATCCTGACTGG GTCTGCAGATAATACTGTTCGTATGTTTGATCGAAGAAATCTCACTTCTAATGGAGTTGGATCACCAATTTATAAGTTTGAGGGTCATAGAGCTGCTGTTCTGTGTGTGCAG TGGTCACCAGACGAGTCATCTGTATTTGGTAGTTCAGCCGAGGATGGCCTCTTAAACATTTGGGATTATGACAAG GTGGGCAAAAAGGTGGAACGTCCTTCAAAATCGCCAAGTACTCCTGCAGGACTCTTTTTCCAGCATGCTGGCCACAG GGACAAAGTCGTCGACTTCCATTGGAATGCATCTGATCCATGGACTGTTGTTAGTGTATCTGATGACTGTGATAGCACCGGTGGAGGAGGGACATTACAG ATATGGCGAATGAGTGATCTGATCTACAGGCCAGAGGAGGAGGTTTTGGCAGAGCTGGAGAAATTCAAGTCCCATGTCATTTCATGCGCCTCAAAGCCATGA
- the LOC105773474 gene encoding WD-40 repeat-containing protein MSI4 isoform X2, whose translation MESSQPQQQQGPKKRGRKPKPKDEKEQQQQQQSAGKMKEGKKAQQPSVDEKYTQWKSLVPVLYDWLANHNLVWPSLSCRWGPQLEQATYKNRQRLYLSEQTDGSVPNTLVIANCEVVKPRVAAAEHISQFNEEARSPFVKKYKTLIHPGEVNRIRELPQNSKIVATHTDSPDVLIWDVEAQPNRHAVLGATHSRPDLILTGHQDNAEFALAMCPTEPYVISGGKDKSVVLWSIQDHISGGSIVKQNKPGEGNDKTAEGPSVGPRGIFCGHEDTVEDVAFCPSSAQEFCSVGDDSCLILWDARVGTGPTIKVEKAHDADLHCVDWNPHDDNLILTGSADNTVRMFDRRNLTSNGVGSPIYKFEGHRAAVLCVQVWKEPSHFIGHQTSHLYLVVQPRMAS comes from the exons ATGGAGTCTTCCCAACCCCAACAGCAACAAGGGCCCAAGAAGAGAGGCCGAAAACCGAAGCCGAAGGACGAGAAAGAACAGCAGCAACAGCAACAAAGTGCGGGTAAaatgaaagaaggaaagaaagccCAACAACCAAGCGTTGATGAGAAGTACACTCAATGGAAGTCTTTGGTCCCTGTTCTCTATGACTGGCTTGCTAATCACAATCTCGTTTGGCCTTCTCTCTCTTGCCG CTGGGGACCGCAGCTTGAGCAAGCTACCTACAAGAATCGACAGCGTCTCTACCTCTCAGAGCAG ACGGATGGTAGTGTTCCAAATACGCTTGTGATTGCAAATTGTGAAGTTGTCAAACCTAGGGTTGCTGCTGCTGAACACATATCTCAG tttaatGAAGAAGCACGCTCACCATTTGTGAAGAAGTACAAGACCCTTATACATCCTGGAGAG GTGAACAGAATTAGAGAACTTCCACAGAACTCTAAGATTGTTGCCACACACACTGATAGTCCAGAT GTTCTTATTTGGGATGTTGAAGCTCAACCCAACCGTCATGCTGTCCTTGGAGCTACACATTCTCGCCcagatttg ATTTTGACTGGACATCAAGATAATGCGGAATTTGCTCTCGCAATGTGTCCCACCGAACCCTATGTGATCTCTGGAG GGAAGGACAAATCAGTGGTATTGTGGAGTATCCAGGACCACATATCTGGTGGATCGATTGTCAAACAGAACAAGCCTGGGGAAGGTAATGATAAAACAGCTGAAGGACCTTCTGTAGGTCCTCGTGGTATCTTCTGTGGGCATGAGGATACCGTTGAAGACGTTGCATTCTGTCCATCCAG TGCACAGGAGTTTTGTAGTGTAGGCGATGATTCCTGCCTCATATTATGGGATGCACGAGTTGGCACTGGCCCCACTATCAAG GTTGAAAAGGCACATGATGCTGATCTTCATTGTGTTGATTGGAACCCCCATGATGATAATCTTATCCTGACTGG GTCTGCAGATAATACTGTTCGTATGTTTGATCGAAGAAATCTCACTTCTAATGGAGTTGGATCACCAATTTATAAGTTTGAGGGTCATAGAGCTGCTGTTCTGTGTGTGCAGGTGTGGAAAGAACCTTCTCATTTCAT TGGTCACCAGACGAGTCATCTGTATTTGGTAGTTCAGCCGAGGATGGCCTCTTAA